Proteins from a single region of Bdellovibrio bacteriovorus HD100:
- the gmk gene encoding guanylate kinase — protein MKTRMIIVAAPSGAGKSSFVERITREDSRLVDIVTFTTRSIRQGETPGLQYNFIDHADFEQKIKEGFFVEWAKVHTNFYGTSYSSLETAWNQGKTAIMDIDIQGVATFKSKFPDAKTVFIHPPSIDELRRRIEKRDGKVPADIEVRMANAEKEIREASKFDYQIVNDVFEKSYGEFKKIVEDLLA, from the coding sequence ATGAAAACTCGCATGATTATCGTCGCCGCTCCAAGTGGCGCAGGAAAAAGCAGCTTTGTCGAAAGGATCACCCGGGAGGATTCCCGATTGGTGGATATCGTCACTTTCACAACGCGCTCTATCCGCCAGGGAGAGACGCCGGGTCTGCAGTACAATTTCATTGATCATGCTGATTTTGAACAGAAGATCAAAGAGGGCTTCTTTGTGGAGTGGGCGAAGGTTCACACCAATTTCTATGGAACCTCATATTCGTCCCTGGAAACAGCCTGGAATCAGGGTAAAACCGCCATTATGGACATCGACATCCAGGGTGTGGCGACCTTTAAGTCCAAGTTCCCGGACGCTAAAACCGTCTTTATCCATCCCCCGAGTATTGACGAGCTGCGTCGTCGCATTGAAAAGCGCGATGGCAAGGTCCCTGCGGACATTGAAGTTCGTATGGCCAATGCCGAAAAGGAGATCCGTGAGGCCTCCAAGTTCGATTATCAGATCGTCAACGACGTGTTTGAGAAATCCTATGGGGAATTTAAGAAAATCGTTGAAGATTTGCTAGCTTAG
- the rpoZ gene encoding DNA-directed RNA polymerase subunit omega has translation MARVTVEDCLEKVPNRFALVLMVAKRAKQLLKGAEATVSTRSNKYIVSSLREVAMGNVGYQDSLDANEAIRQIEKDLNK, from the coding sequence ATGGCTCGTGTAACCGTTGAAGATTGCTTGGAAAAAGTACCTAACAGATTTGCCCTTGTTTTGATGGTTGCAAAACGTGCGAAGCAACTTCTGAAAGGTGCAGAAGCGACAGTTTCCACTCGTAGCAACAAGTACATCGTAAGCTCCCTGCGTGAAGTTGCGATGGGCAACGTGGGCTACCAGGACAGCCTGGATGCAAACGAAGCTATCCGTCAGATCGAAAAGGATCTGAACAAGTAA
- a CDS encoding RelA/SpoT family protein: MFNFLKEDGLTNKPVKTVDDLLARIRVYYPNADLKIIEKAYSFSEKMHEGQIRRSGEPYISHPLSVAAILADFHLDLDTIATGLLHDTVEDTAATLEDIRREFGDVIAHLVDGVTKIGQMKFKNSHEKQGENIRKMIVAMGKDVRVVLVKLADRLHNMRTLNFMPFEKQERIALETLEIYCPLAGRMGISALKIELEDLCFRYYRPDMYYELVQQIKKTEAEQNRYIEEVKHLIGKELTKAGFRYEVYGRSKHLWSIYRKMQSRNIDYDQVYDVLAFRVLVESVAECYAALGLVHSLWKPIPGRFKDFIAMPKANNYQSLHTTVMGPGGERIEIQIRTSEMHLVAEKGIAAHWKYKERGKMMDDGDLQQANWLRDLVSWHQNVRNPDEFLDTVKTDLFETEIYVFTPTGDVREFPEGATPVDFAFAVHTELGNRIVGARVNGKMVPLKYQLQNGDTVEVVTSKTQVPSKDWLKFVVTNKAKSKIRAFVKEEQRRRAIMLGKELVEKEFRKFGMAAVKYLKGPAFEAYLKDHGLADLDELYVTVGYGKLETRILVERLSPENIAKEAAKTEDTTFMERVMRAATQKTRKTNSLISVDGMDDVLVHYAKCCHPIPGDPIVGFISRGRGISIHRSDCRKAFEFDQLRKVDVTWNVKQAGEGQERIVRLKIISQDVPGLLKLMSEAFAQQGINIQSAQIRTTKDKKAVCNFEVSVQNASQLNQAVFEIQKIKGIIGVTRVIH, from the coding sequence ATGTTTAATTTCCTGAAAGAGGATGGCTTAACCAACAAGCCGGTCAAAACAGTCGACGATCTGCTGGCGCGCATTCGAGTCTATTATCCGAATGCAGATCTCAAAATTATTGAGAAGGCCTATTCATTCTCTGAGAAAATGCACGAAGGCCAAATCCGCCGCAGCGGTGAACCTTACATTTCTCATCCTCTTTCGGTTGCCGCAATCTTGGCGGACTTCCATTTGGATCTGGACACCATTGCCACCGGTCTTCTGCATGACACCGTTGAAGACACCGCGGCCACGCTGGAAGACATTCGCCGCGAGTTCGGTGATGTGATCGCGCACCTGGTGGACGGGGTGACCAAGATCGGTCAGATGAAGTTCAAGAACAGCCACGAAAAGCAGGGTGAAAACATCCGCAAAATGATCGTGGCCATGGGTAAAGACGTGCGCGTCGTTCTGGTGAAGCTGGCTGATCGCCTTCACAACATGCGAACTTTGAATTTCATGCCGTTTGAAAAACAAGAGCGCATCGCTCTTGAAACATTGGAAATCTATTGTCCGCTGGCAGGGCGCATGGGTATCAGTGCGCTGAAGATTGAGCTGGAAGACCTGTGCTTCCGTTACTATCGCCCGGACATGTACTATGAACTTGTCCAGCAGATTAAAAAGACCGAAGCCGAGCAGAATAGATATATCGAGGAAGTGAAGCATCTGATCGGAAAAGAACTGACCAAAGCCGGCTTCCGTTATGAAGTCTATGGGCGTTCCAAACACTTGTGGTCCATCTACCGAAAAATGCAATCCCGTAACATCGACTACGATCAGGTATACGATGTTCTGGCATTCCGTGTGCTGGTTGAATCCGTGGCGGAATGTTATGCCGCTCTGGGGCTGGTCCACTCGCTGTGGAAGCCGATCCCGGGTCGTTTTAAAGACTTCATCGCGATGCCCAAGGCCAATAACTATCAGTCCCTGCACACGACCGTCATGGGCCCGGGCGGGGAGCGCATCGAGATTCAAATCCGTACCAGTGAAATGCATCTGGTTGCGGAAAAAGGTATCGCCGCTCACTGGAAGTACAAAGAGCGCGGCAAGATGATGGACGACGGTGATTTGCAGCAGGCCAACTGGCTGCGTGATCTGGTGTCGTGGCATCAGAACGTGCGCAATCCTGACGAATTCCTGGACACCGTCAAAACGGATTTGTTCGAAACTGAAATTTACGTTTTCACTCCGACCGGAGATGTTCGTGAATTCCCTGAAGGGGCCACCCCGGTGGACTTTGCCTTCGCGGTTCACACGGAGCTTGGCAACCGCATTGTCGGGGCCCGCGTGAACGGCAAAATGGTGCCGCTGAAATATCAGCTGCAAAACGGGGACACAGTCGAAGTTGTCACTTCCAAAACCCAGGTGCCTTCCAAGGACTGGTTGAAATTTGTCGTTACCAATAAAGCCAAATCCAAAATCCGCGCCTTCGTCAAAGAAGAGCAGCGCCGTCGTGCGATCATGCTGGGTAAAGAACTGGTGGAAAAAGAATTCCGCAAGTTCGGCATGGCTGCCGTGAAGTATCTGAAAGGCCCGGCCTTTGAAGCCTATCTGAAGGACCACGGCCTGGCGGATCTGGATGAGTTGTACGTGACCGTGGGTTACGGAAAACTTGAAACGCGCATTCTGGTGGAAAGACTTTCCCCGGAAAATATCGCCAAAGAAGCGGCCAAAACCGAAGACACGACCTTTATGGAAAGAGTCATGCGTGCCGCGACTCAAAAAACACGCAAGACCAATTCCCTTATCAGTGTGGACGGCATGGATGACGTGCTGGTGCACTATGCAAAATGCTGTCATCCGATCCCGGGGGATCCGATCGTGGGCTTTATCAGCCGTGGCCGTGGTATCTCCATTCACCGCAGCGACTGCCGCAAGGCTTTTGAATTCGATCAGCTTCGCAAAGTCGATGTGACCTGGAATGTGAAACAAGCCGGAGAAGGCCAGGAGCGCATTGTGCGCCTGAAGATCATCTCCCAGGACGTGCCGGGATTGCTAAAACTGATGTCAGAAGCCTTTGCCCAGCAGGGGATCAATATTCAGTCAGCCCAGATCCGCACGACCAAGGATAAAAAAGCCGTGTGTAACTTCGAGGTCAGCGTTCAGAATGCGAGCCAGTTGAACCAGGCGGTGTTTGAAATCCAGAAGATCAAGGGGATCATTGGGGTCACCCGTGTTATTCACTAA
- a CDS encoding ATP-binding protein — translation MLFTNIRKNLHFLMALSVLGIASIVIFGWILRDPALIQIRPDFAPMVINTALGLAALAMALLFSEGRFLRISFFSSLFAFLLGTINLLQYLTGIDLGIDQALVEPFYSVGVASPGRMSISTSVCMLLLGVMGVVSGRSYARRMVRITISSLVLGFSILGFLGYFLNFSSEYGWGAISRMAIHTSLSFVLLSLAHILQLRRSVRDEESGRSAVVPLYVVMIGVLTAVGIWQLLLLKDIERNRSITLIRAESFRSKLDGTFIPLEKALQHMSRRMAVGAYRDESVWRMDAQFYYEEFKGIRRIAWADQNLLLRWLYPMDDFSRNIRNTTMGRSAEIRRSLDMARESHQSRISRVIDMKSGGRGFALLVPVYKNTEFAGILSAGIEIQTFLDRFARIESYHVAIYEDGQEVYRSSDWDPVLSRDWLTRIHYTNMGVDWAIVFAPSTRAIRSNTSALPSVVLVFAVGISVLLGLSLSFYNRSDEMRKRARAVADWKSAAMDATPLMMISFDEHGIVREMNRSAEEKTGWKTEEIAGKEHPFIFHDPQDVELMRLRLESALKRPVELGVDFFEAMFEAGFNTASEWTYVNRNGSRFLGQLFVGKVFGENGDTTGYLAVVEDVTQKRQREKQIKEQEDKIIASARLASLGEMAAGIAHEINNPLTIINGHVGVLRRLLGARGLATDIEVQKRVEVVENTTQRIAKIVKGLRYYSRDSDPGDMEWVTVDAIIDDTLAFCSDKFRHEGVDLIARLEPNLKVYVRPYQISQVLLNLLNNAADAVQSVNTRKVVVEAKGVKDGVEISISDSGPGVPAFLRDKIMEPFFTTKEVGMGVGLGLSISEGIVRSHEGRFYLDTEASQTRFVVWLPAKH, via the coding sequence GTGTTATTCACTAACATCAGGAAGAATCTGCATTTCCTGATGGCTCTGTCCGTGCTGGGCATCGCCTCCATCGTGATTTTCGGATGGATTCTGCGGGACCCGGCTCTGATTCAAATTCGACCTGACTTTGCCCCGATGGTGATCAACACGGCATTGGGGCTGGCCGCTCTGGCCATGGCTCTTCTTTTTTCGGAAGGGCGCTTTCTACGAATTTCCTTTTTCTCTTCGCTGTTTGCCTTTTTATTGGGGACGATCAACCTGCTTCAGTATCTGACCGGTATTGATCTGGGCATTGATCAGGCCTTGGTAGAGCCATTTTACAGTGTGGGGGTGGCGTCGCCGGGGCGCATGTCCATAAGCACATCGGTTTGTATGTTGCTGTTAGGCGTGATGGGTGTGGTGTCGGGTCGTTCTTATGCCCGCCGGATGGTGCGAATCACGATCAGTTCTTTGGTGCTTGGGTTTAGTATACTGGGTTTTCTGGGGTACTTCCTGAACTTCAGTTCAGAGTACGGGTGGGGGGCAATCTCCCGCATGGCGATTCATACCTCGCTGTCCTTCGTTCTGCTGTCATTGGCGCACATTTTACAGTTGCGCCGCTCGGTGCGTGATGAAGAATCCGGTCGATCTGCCGTTGTGCCTTTGTATGTGGTTATGATCGGAGTTCTGACGGCGGTGGGTATCTGGCAGCTGTTGTTGCTGAAGGATATCGAAAGAAACCGCAGCATCACTTTGATTCGTGCTGAAAGTTTCCGCAGCAAGCTGGATGGAACATTTATTCCCCTTGAAAAAGCCCTGCAGCACATGTCCCGTCGCATGGCCGTGGGGGCCTATCGTGATGAATCTGTGTGGCGTATGGATGCTCAGTTTTACTACGAGGAATTCAAAGGCATCCGTCGAATTGCGTGGGCGGATCAGAATCTGCTGTTGCGCTGGCTGTATCCAATGGACGACTTCAGCCGAAATATCCGCAACACCACCATGGGGCGTTCGGCTGAAATCAGACGCAGTTTGGATATGGCTCGCGAGTCCCATCAATCCCGCATTTCTCGCGTGATTGACATGAAATCCGGCGGGCGTGGTTTTGCGCTGCTGGTGCCGGTTTATAAGAACACAGAGTTTGCGGGAATTCTCAGTGCCGGGATCGAGATTCAGACTTTCCTGGATCGTTTTGCGCGCATTGAAAGTTATCATGTGGCCATTTATGAGGACGGGCAGGAGGTCTACCGCAGTTCAGACTGGGATCCTGTGTTGTCGCGGGACTGGCTGACGCGCATCCATTATACCAATATGGGTGTGGATTGGGCGATCGTCTTTGCACCTTCTACCAGAGCCATTCGCAGCAATACATCGGCGCTGCCTTCGGTGGTGCTGGTTTTTGCCGTGGGTATTTCCGTTTTGCTGGGGCTGTCGCTCAGCTTTTACAACCGCTCCGATGAAATGCGCAAACGGGCGCGGGCTGTGGCGGACTGGAAGTCGGCGGCGATGGATGCGACTCCGTTGATGATGATTTCCTTTGATGAACACGGTATTGTTCGGGAGATGAATCGCTCAGCGGAAGAAAAGACCGGCTGGAAGACCGAAGAGATCGCTGGAAAAGAGCACCCGTTCATCTTCCATGACCCACAGGACGTGGAGCTGATGCGGCTCAGACTTGAAAGCGCACTGAAGCGTCCGGTTGAGCTGGGCGTTGATTTCTTCGAAGCCATGTTTGAAGCCGGCTTTAACACCGCTTCAGAGTGGACGTACGTGAATCGCAATGGTTCCCGCTTCCTTGGGCAGTTGTTCGTCGGAAAAGTCTTTGGTGAAAACGGGGACACGACGGGCTATCTGGCGGTTGTTGAGGACGTCACCCAAAAGCGTCAGCGGGAAAAACAGATCAAGGAGCAGGAAGACAAGATCATCGCCAGCGCACGCCTGGCCTCGTTGGGTGAAATGGCAGCCGGCATCGCCCACGAGATCAACAATCCTTTGACCATCATCAATGGTCACGTCGGTGTTTTACGCCGCCTGCTGGGGGCCCGGGGGCTTGCCACGGACATTGAAGTGCAAAAGCGCGTTGAAGTCGTCGAAAACACCACCCAGCGCATCGCCAAGATCGTCAAAGGTTTGCGCTATTATTCCCGGGATTCTGATCCAGGTGATATGGAATGGGTGACAGTGGATGCCATCATTGATGACACACTGGCGTTTTGTTCAGACAAGTTCCGGCATGAAGGGGTGGACCTGATTGCACGTCTGGAGCCGAACTTGAAGGTGTATGTGCGGCCGTATCAGATTTCCCAGGTGCTGTTGAATCTATTGAATAATGCGGCGGATGCCGTTCAGTCGGTCAACACCCGTAAGGTGGTGGTTGAAGCCAAAGGCGTGAAGGACGGTGTCGAGATTTCAATTTCCGATTCCGGTCCGGGAGTGCCAGCGTTTCTGCGCGATAAAATCATGGAGCCCTTCTTCACGACCAAAGAGGTCGGCATGGGGGTCGGTCTGGGATTGAGCATTTCAGAGGGGATCGTGCGATCTCATGAAGGCAGATTTTATCTGGATACGGAAGCCAGCCAAACAAGATTTGTGGTCTGGCTTCCTGCTAAACACTAA
- a CDS encoding TonB-dependent receptor, which yields MKRIITLLTVFPLILNAQTPATEEASAQEASTLEAVQVQGSKENKSYQESTESISVVPSRELDSPIQSDSIQALNAVPNVSINKNDDSFSIRGVNNTGVTGFQKDNLSSILVDDVFQTDLAIKAGSFELWDSQQVEVYRGPQSTTQGVNSLAGSILLFHNKPGDQTEGAAKLGYGSFNRIEAGVMTNNVWLEGKLLSRVSVNHEQDDGFIKNIKTDNNKWGGKSKDHLGLDLTYKINETDYVRWNTKIMQNETGGNYVQSANPFDYEVNEDVDFESKTGNQQTSLRYFVKLNDQWTNEVIGAYSQAKNDETSDADGTANPTAGVRTEEHNDRFVSVENLLKFQNEKLKNVLGFHAHDYYLKDDARFDILYPLSVSVFTPVASSQVTDKYRTVFALFDSYLWKFTENQSINLGLRYEFVKNKYGADVTATRKQNLGAGTNAAVDAYLDSVTGSYEDEDNNSILLPKVAYMLTQDQHSYGISYTEGYRTGGLSINRKRVRVDTYDPEKTGNYELSYKYAASNWNFSSAAFYTDWKDQQVMVQLSNDPFDTQVVNAASSELYGAEAEINWKPASRHEFNLGAGYVKTRFKDFVNGTKDYTDNEFPFAPNWTGRLSYGYQISQDWNAAGIFRYLSKSYGNAENTMDSPEQFYLDLLGQYSLAAWSMNVDLYVRNVLDTRYVIYDRTSSIGGQSVSYNQVNSPRELGLRLNYFW from the coding sequence ATGAAACGCATCATCACACTTCTGACCGTCTTTCCGCTGATTCTGAACGCTCAAACTCCAGCCACAGAAGAGGCTTCCGCTCAAGAAGCCTCCACTCTGGAGGCCGTGCAGGTTCAAGGGTCCAAGGAAAACAAATCCTATCAGGAAAGCACCGAAAGTATTTCTGTGGTTCCCAGCCGTGAGCTGGACTCCCCAATTCAGTCTGATTCCATCCAGGCCCTGAATGCGGTTCCCAACGTTTCCATCAACAAAAACGACGACAGCTTCAGTATCCGTGGTGTGAACAACACCGGCGTGACGGGCTTCCAGAAAGACAATCTGTCTTCTATCTTGGTGGATGATGTTTTCCAGACCGACCTTGCGATCAAAGCGGGCAGCTTTGAGCTGTGGGATTCCCAGCAGGTGGAAGTGTACCGCGGCCCTCAGTCCACCACACAAGGTGTGAACTCTTTGGCCGGCAGCATTTTGCTTTTCCATAACAAACCTGGGGATCAGACCGAAGGAGCAGCCAAGCTTGGCTATGGCAGCTTCAACCGCATTGAAGCGGGTGTGATGACCAACAACGTGTGGCTGGAAGGAAAACTGCTGAGCCGTGTTTCTGTGAATCACGAACAGGATGATGGTTTCATCAAAAATATCAAGACTGACAACAACAAATGGGGCGGAAAATCCAAAGACCATCTGGGTCTGGATCTGACCTACAAAATCAATGAAACCGATTATGTTCGCTGGAACACCAAGATCATGCAAAATGAAACTGGTGGAAACTACGTTCAAAGTGCCAACCCGTTTGACTATGAAGTTAACGAGGACGTGGACTTTGAAAGCAAAACCGGCAACCAGCAAACAAGCCTGCGCTATTTCGTCAAATTGAATGACCAATGGACCAATGAGGTTATCGGCGCCTATTCCCAGGCGAAAAACGACGAAACCAGCGATGCGGATGGCACGGCCAACCCAACCGCGGGTGTTCGTACGGAAGAACACAACGACCGCTTTGTCAGCGTGGAAAACCTTTTGAAGTTCCAGAACGAAAAACTAAAGAACGTCCTGGGCTTCCATGCGCATGACTACTATCTGAAGGACGACGCCCGCTTCGACATCCTGTACCCGCTTTCAGTCTCTGTTTTCACGCCCGTAGCTTCAAGTCAGGTGACTGACAAATACCGCACGGTATTTGCCCTGTTTGATTCTTACCTGTGGAAATTCACTGAAAATCAGTCCATCAATCTGGGGCTGCGCTACGAGTTCGTGAAAAACAAATACGGAGCTGACGTCACCGCCACCCGCAAGCAGAATCTGGGGGCCGGCACCAACGCCGCAGTGGATGCCTATCTGGACAGCGTGACTGGCAGCTACGAAGACGAGGACAACAACTCCATCCTGCTTCCAAAAGTGGCTTACATGCTGACTCAAGATCAGCACAGCTACGGGATCTCTTACACCGAAGGCTATCGCACGGGTGGTTTGTCCATCAACCGCAAGCGCGTTCGTGTGGACACCTACGATCCGGAAAAAACCGGCAACTATGAGCTGTCTTACAAATATGCCGCTTCCAACTGGAACTTCAGCTCGGCGGCATTCTATACGGACTGGAAAGACCAGCAGGTGATGGTGCAACTTTCAAACGACCCGTTTGACACCCAAGTGGTCAATGCTGCCAGCTCGGAGCTGTACGGAGCGGAAGCCGAGATCAACTGGAAACCGGCGTCCCGCCATGAGTTCAATCTGGGGGCTGGTTATGTAAAAACCCGCTTCAAAGATTTTGTGAATGGCACCAAGGACTACACCGACAATGAATTCCCGTTTGCACCCAACTGGACCGGTCGCCTGTCTTATGGCTATCAGATCAGCCAGGACTGGAATGCCGCAGGTATCTTCAGATACTTGAGCAAGTCCTATGGCAATGCGGAAAACACCATGGATTCACCGGAACAGTTCTATCTGGATTTGCTGGGGCAGTATTCTTTGGCTGCATGGAGCATGAATGTGGATTTGTACGTGCGCAACGTGCTTGACACCCGTTATGTGATCTATGACCGCACAAGTTCCATTGGCGGTCAGTCCGTCAGCTACAACCAGGTCAACTCACCTCGAGAGCTGGGTCTGCGCCTGAATTATTTCTGGTAG
- a CDS encoding lysine N(6)-hydroxylase/L-ornithine N(5)-oxygenase family protein — MSDNKHYDLIGIGIGLFNLSLAALLSKTPDVKFRFFDRKHRFDWHSEIMFADSEMQTSYMKDLVTAADPTNPFSFMNFLVQKGLFYAFLNTGRQTITRREFEMYCQWVSQNLPEYLSFDSDIESVTYDGSKFILTINGEIFTAQNICIGTGLVPHLPEFAQALEGPEVFHAKSSYLKLLDATNKDVVVVGGGQTGLEIFRNCLQGKWGHPKSLKLIASRQNLEPLDNSPFVNEYFTPSYVKEFLQLDQDQKDPIVKYQKLASDGNTPEYLETLYRDLYQLKHVWGDKRQIEILPYRRVTEMVKIGDRYKMHIHNGFSNQSETTTADTVVLSTGFRVNIPSLIEPLRPMINFDENGRFQMNQDFQVSWNGSENNKIFALNFSRHGHGISEPQTSLMAWRSARIINNLTKKSIFPIDKAVPNFITYI, encoded by the coding sequence ATGAGCGACAACAAACACTATGATCTGATCGGTATCGGCATTGGTTTGTTCAACCTGAGTCTGGCAGCTTTGCTAAGCAAGACTCCGGATGTGAAATTCCGCTTCTTTGATCGCAAACACCGCTTTGACTGGCATTCTGAAATCATGTTCGCGGATTCTGAAATGCAGACTTCTTACATGAAGGATCTGGTCACGGCGGCAGATCCGACGAACCCATTCAGCTTCATGAACTTCCTGGTTCAAAAGGGTTTGTTCTATGCGTTCCTGAACACAGGACGGCAGACCATCACCCGTCGTGAATTTGAAATGTACTGCCAGTGGGTCAGCCAGAATCTGCCTGAATACCTGAGCTTTGACAGCGACATTGAATCTGTCACCTACGACGGCAGCAAATTCATCCTGACCATCAATGGTGAAATCTTCACCGCGCAGAATATCTGTATTGGTACGGGCCTTGTCCCGCACCTGCCAGAGTTTGCACAGGCCCTGGAAGGTCCGGAAGTCTTCCACGCCAAGTCCAGCTATCTGAAGCTGCTTGATGCCACCAACAAAGACGTTGTCGTGGTCGGCGGTGGTCAGACCGGTCTTGAAATCTTCCGCAACTGCCTGCAGGGCAAATGGGGTCATCCGAAAAGTCTGAAGCTGATTGCCAGCCGCCAGAATCTGGAGCCGCTGGACAACTCTCCGTTCGTGAACGAATACTTCACACCGTCTTACGTGAAAGAGTTCCTGCAGCTGGATCAGGATCAAAAAGATCCTATCGTAAAATATCAAAAACTGGCCAGCGACGGAAACACTCCGGAATATCTGGAAACCCTGTACCGCGATCTTTACCAGCTAAAACACGTTTGGGGCGACAAACGTCAGATTGAAATTCTGCCGTACCGTCGTGTGACTGAAATGGTGAAAATCGGTGATCGCTACAAAATGCACATCCACAATGGCTTTAGCAACCAGAGCGAAACCACGACGGCTGACACCGTGGTGCTAAGTACGGGCTTCCGCGTGAACATCCCGTCTTTGATTGAGCCTTTGCGCCCGATGATCAATTTCGATGAAAATGGCCGTTTCCAGATGAATCAGGACTTCCAGGTTTCCTGGAACGGTTCAGAGAACAACAAAATCTTTGCGTTGAACTTCAGCCGTCATGGTCACGGGATCTCGGAACCGCAGACCAGTCTGATGGCATGGCGTTCGGCCCGCATCATCAACAACCTGACAAAAAAGAGCATCTTCCCGATCGACAAGGCTGTGCCTAACTTTATTACCTACATCTAG
- a CDS encoding IucA/IucC family protein: protein MSSLADWKNINLQMIAKSLQELTYEQVINPVATTTRDESVVGPYELTLANQTVYKFNAWRGLWTDLKVDPASITRNGVTAESAGQFFIDCQKETGMDDIILANFLEEMHNTLYADLRVLELNRQVTAEEMTAFSGEKVQTFLKGHPKILLNKGRIGWSAADQDLYGPENAKPVQFYWLAVRKTQTLEGLDARLSWDDVLNECLSDKTAFEKELAAKNISKSDHHFVPVHPWQWERYIKIQYGTDLACGHIHFLGAFGDQYLPQISLRTFSNITRPGKLDIKLPITILNTSAIRGIPGKYMKQGPALSTALSELCQKDEVLSGVTVLEEKAGLSVSHGLYNQIAQAPYRYNELLGVLWRQSSDCHLAEGETAIIAGSLFHRDAKGHSLLGAYAKASGLDLGSWLARYFEKVFIPLYHLQARYGIGLVAHGQNVVIRLKNSTPSGVFLKDFQGDLRLSDDSSSLSGFDLTRLPRHYLIHDLLTGHLVTVLRFISETLQECDKYPEIEFYAVLGRTLESYLAENPEIKALNYFGKIDLLQDTFHRVLVNKVRFKIGYADSAERPLPILGEDLKNPVALALKKGRA, encoded by the coding sequence ATGAGTTCTTTGGCCGACTGGAAAAACATCAATCTGCAGATGATCGCAAAAAGTCTGCAGGAGCTCACCTATGAACAGGTGATCAACCCCGTGGCCACAACCACGCGGGATGAATCCGTCGTCGGCCCTTATGAACTGACGCTGGCAAATCAGACCGTTTATAAATTCAATGCCTGGCGTGGCCTTTGGACGGATCTGAAGGTGGATCCGGCGTCAATCACCCGCAACGGCGTTACCGCGGAAAGTGCCGGACAGTTCTTTATCGACTGCCAGAAAGAAACCGGCATGGATGACATCATCCTAGCCAATTTTTTGGAAGAGATGCACAACACCCTGTATGCGGACTTGCGCGTGCTGGAACTGAATCGTCAGGTAACTGCTGAAGAAATGACTGCCTTCAGCGGGGAAAAGGTTCAGACCTTTTTGAAGGGGCATCCGAAAATCTTGCTGAATAAAGGCCGTATCGGCTGGAGTGCAGCAGATCAAGATCTTTACGGACCTGAAAACGCCAAGCCCGTTCAGTTTTACTGGCTGGCTGTTCGCAAGACTCAAACCCTGGAGGGATTGGATGCCCGTCTTTCCTGGGACGATGTATTGAACGAGTGTCTTTCGGACAAAACAGCTTTTGAAAAAGAGCTGGCTGCTAAAAACATCTCAAAGTCCGATCACCACTTTGTCCCGGTTCATCCGTGGCAGTGGGAACGCTATATCAAAATTCAATACGGAACGGATTTGGCCTGTGGCCACATTCACTTCCTGGGAGCCTTTGGTGACCAGTACCTGCCGCAGATCAGCCTGCGCACGTTCAGCAACATCACCCGCCCGGGAAAACTCGACATCAAGCTGCCAATCACGATCCTGAACACTTCGGCCATTCGCGGGATCCCGGGCAAGTACATGAAGCAAGGCCCGGCGCTCAGCACCGCTCTGAGCGAACTTTGCCAGAAGGATGAAGTCCTGTCAGGCGTGACAGTGCTTGAAGAAAAAGCCGGTCTGTCCGTCAGCCACGGCTTGTACAACCAGATTGCCCAGGCCCCTTACCGCTACAATGAGTTATTGGGTGTTTTGTGGCGCCAAAGTTCAGACTGCCACCTTGCTGAAGGCGAAACGGCCATTATCGCCGGAAGCCTTTTCCATCGCGATGCCAAGGGGCATTCGCTGTTGGGTGCTTACGCGAAAGCCTCCGGTCTGGATCTTGGTTCCTGGCTTGCGCGGTACTTTGAAAAAGTCTTTATCCCGCTTTACCACCTGCAGGCCCGTTACGGGATCGGCCTGGTGGCCCATGGGCAGAACGTGGTCATCCGTCTGAAAAACTCCACACCCTCCGGGGTCTTCTTGAAAGATTTTCAGGGGGATTTGCGCCTGAGTGATGACTCCAGCTCCCTTTCCGGCTTCGATTTAACCCGATTACCGAGACATTATCTGATTCATGATCTTTTGACTGGTCATTTAGTAACGGTGTTACGTTTTATCTCCGAAACTTTGCAAGAATGCGATAAATATCCCGAGATTGAATTCTATGCCGTTTTGGGTAGGACTCTTGAGTCTTATCTGGCGGAAAATCCGGAGATCAAAGCTTTGAACTATTTTGGCAAAATCGACCTTCTTCAGGACACCTTCCACCGCGTATTGGTGAACAAAGTCCGTTTCAAAATCGGCTATGCAGATTCTGCCGAGCGCCCACTGCCAATCCTGGGTGAGGATCTGAAAAACCCCGTGGCCCTGGCCCTTAAAAAGGGGCGCGCATGA